A region from the Candidatus Binatus sp. genome encodes:
- a CDS encoding Mrp/NBP35 family ATP-binding protein — MPSPNEILAELKKIKYPGFTRDIVSFAIVKDIEVAYAGVTVSLTMASANPEVVEKIVAEVKAAVAAMPGVPAVNVQVEQAAPSAPRAAAGIAQPRTIAGVKHIVAVASGKGGVGKSTVAVNLALAMHALGWRVGLMDADVYGPSVAMMVGVEKAVTLTPERRMIPLERYGIRYISMALFINDETAVIWRGPMVTKLETEFLFNVEWGELDCLVLDLPPGTGDAQLTITQRVALDGGVIVTTPQELALLDVKRGVAMFEEVHVPVLGVVENMSYYVCRKCNHRHEIFGHGGGAALAHSLGVPFLGELPLVRELREGGDNARPIVAANPAHTMSAAFKSIASKVIEGLDRSQAQHAS; from the coding sequence ATGCCGAGTCCAAATGAAATTCTCGCCGAACTCAAGAAGATAAAATACCCGGGCTTCACCCGCGACATCGTGTCGTTCGCGATCGTCAAGGATATCGAAGTCGCGTACGCGGGCGTGACTGTCTCGCTCACGATGGCGTCGGCCAACCCCGAAGTCGTCGAGAAAATCGTGGCTGAGGTGAAGGCGGCGGTTGCTGCGATGCCGGGCGTGCCGGCCGTCAACGTCCAGGTCGAGCAGGCTGCGCCAAGCGCGCCGAGGGCTGCGGCCGGGATAGCGCAGCCGCGGACAATCGCGGGCGTCAAGCACATCGTCGCGGTCGCCAGCGGCAAGGGCGGAGTCGGCAAATCGACGGTCGCGGTGAACCTCGCGCTCGCGATGCATGCGCTGGGATGGCGCGTCGGCCTGATGGACGCCGACGTGTACGGGCCAAGCGTGGCGATGATGGTCGGGGTCGAGAAGGCGGTGACGCTCACGCCCGAGCGGCGCATGATCCCTCTGGAGCGGTACGGAATTCGCTACATATCGATGGCGCTGTTCATCAACGACGAGACCGCGGTCATCTGGCGCGGGCCGATGGTGACCAAGCTCGAGACGGAATTTCTGTTCAACGTCGAGTGGGGCGAGCTGGATTGCCTGGTGCTCGATCTGCCTCCCGGCACGGGTGACGCGCAACTGACCATCACCCAGCGCGTGGCGCTTGACGGCGGCGTGATCGTGACGACGCCGCAGGAGCTCGCGCTGCTCGACGTCAAGCGCGGCGTGGCGATGTTCGAGGAAGTTCACGTGCCGGTGCTCGGCGTGGTCGAGAACATGAGCTATTACGTTTGCCGCAAGTGCAACCATCGCCACGAGATTTTCGGCCACGGCGGCGGCGCCGCGCTGGCGCATTCGCTGGGCGTGCCGTTTTTGGGCGAGCTGCCGCTGGTGCGCGAACTGCGCGAGGGGGGAGACAATGCACGCCCGATCGTCGCGGCCAACCCGGCGCATACGATGAGCGCGGCGTTCAAGTCGATTGCCTCGAAAGTGATCGAAGGACTCGACCGATCGCAAGCGCAGCACGCGTCTTAG
- a CDS encoding DUF4838 domain-containing protein, whose amino-acid sequence MSKAGVAAPFCPRVRFSGAGGEVAALAAGDLSSGLAAMLASRIESSADASIPSAEMRIDLGDSVAAAPASPGALEGDSFDVSRQGGGAGSIVIRAATEGGLIHAASNLLEKLGADFPPGAAPSYPRIDSARLAALRPWRVTPAFKRRAFVSDIMTWNYNFADRLDLHLRHDREFIPWMARRGINAFSYIRHAHDTRLKIDEIAPLLRERGIDVEYGGHVIQLLLPRERFAEHPEYFPAGDDGVRIARGNLCVSNPDAVAIVRAGALAYVHEHPENRLLHIWGADVWRGAWCRCGQCRELPPQIQYMDVVNAIAGALADDSNAPPVAYLAYHDTIDPHPGLRPLDNVWLEWAPRERCYSHAIDDPACEINPRYLESLKRYIEIFNGRGHVFEYYADAILFGGLGFATPAVVARDLRAYRRLGIASISCLTFGAYSAMAYPVNLEAFVRGSRDPDFEPDATLVETSAGRHPRCAPEMAAAYRAVERASKLCLDYADVMSPVMAPEKAVRKRNELREAALTFNEAIAAADQIALSLDTPRADAEKDLWRYSSDVLAGLSDYLGAIGEAGADRRIRGKAAIAKVAGAIERIREIDPEIKGTWGAYDLEWIRELWLSALARGLDGDGKPPEELF is encoded by the coding sequence GTGAGTAAAGCAGGCGTCGCCGCGCCCTTTTGTCCCCGAGTCCGCTTCAGCGGCGCCGGTGGCGAAGTAGCGGCGCTCGCCGCGGGCGATCTGTCGAGCGGACTAGCGGCGATGCTCGCCTCCAGGATCGAATCGTCCGCCGACGCGTCGATTCCAAGCGCCGAAATGAGAATCGACCTCGGCGATTCGGTGGCTGCCGCGCCCGCATCGCCTGGCGCACTCGAAGGCGACAGCTTCGACGTCTCGCGGCAAGGCGGTGGCGCTGGATCGATCGTGATTCGCGCCGCGACGGAGGGCGGACTAATCCATGCGGCATCGAATCTGCTCGAAAAGCTCGGCGCGGATTTTCCGCCGGGCGCGGCGCCATCGTATCCGCGGATCGATTCCGCCCGCCTTGCCGCGCTGCGACCCTGGCGCGTCACTCCCGCCTTCAAGCGCCGCGCATTCGTGTCCGACATCATGACCTGGAACTACAACTTCGCCGACCGCCTCGATTTGCATCTTCGCCACGATCGCGAATTCATCCCATGGATGGCGCGCCGCGGGATCAACGCATTCTCGTACATCCGCCACGCGCACGACACGCGGCTCAAGATCGACGAGATCGCGCCGCTCCTGCGCGAGCGAGGAATAGACGTCGAATACGGCGGCCACGTCATCCAACTTCTGCTGCCGCGCGAGCGCTTCGCCGAGCACCCGGAGTATTTCCCGGCCGGCGACGACGGCGTTAGAATCGCGCGCGGCAATCTCTGCGTCTCCAATCCCGACGCCGTTGCTATCGTCCGCGCGGGCGCGCTCGCCTACGTTCACGAGCATCCCGAGAACCGGTTGCTGCACATCTGGGGCGCCGACGTATGGCGCGGCGCGTGGTGCCGATGCGGTCAATGCCGCGAGCTCCCGCCGCAGATCCAATACATGGATGTTGTCAATGCAATCGCTGGCGCACTCGCCGATGACTCCAATGCTCCGCCAGTCGCCTATCTCGCCTATCACGACACCATCGATCCGCATCCCGGCCTGCGTCCGCTGGACAACGTATGGCTCGAATGGGCACCGCGCGAGCGATGCTACAGCCATGCGATCGACGATCCGGCCTGCGAGATCAATCCGCGCTACCTCGAATCGCTCAAACGCTACATCGAAATCTTCAACGGTCGCGGTCACGTCTTCGAGTATTACGCCGACGCGATCCTGTTCGGCGGCTTGGGCTTCGCGACGCCTGCGGTAGTGGCGCGCGATCTCCGCGCCTATCGGCGGCTGGGGATTGCGAGCATTTCGTGCCTGACTTTTGGTGCGTACAGCGCGATGGCTTATCCGGTGAACCTCGAGGCATTCGTTCGCGGCTCGCGAGATCCCGATTTCGAGCCTGACGCCACTTTGGTTGAAACGTCCGCCGGCCGGCATCCGCGATGCGCCCCGGAGATGGCCGCTGCCTATCGCGCGGTCGAGCGCGCGTCGAAGCTGTGCCTCGACTATGCCGACGTGATGAGCCCGGTGATGGCGCCCGAGAAGGCCGTGCGCAAGCGAAACGAACTGCGGGAAGCCGCGTTGACGTTCAACGAAGCGATTGCCGCGGCCGACCAGATTGCGCTGAGCCTGGATACCCCCCGCGCCGATGCCGAGAAGGATCTCTGGCGCTATAGCAGCGACGTGCTCGCGGGACTGTCTGACTATCTCGGGGCAATCGGAGAGGCGGGCGCCGATCGCCGGATACGCGGCAAAGCCGCCATCGCGAAAGTCGCGGGCGCCATCGAGCGCATCCGCGAGATCGATCCCGAAATCAAGGGGACCTGGGGCGCTTACGATCTCGAATGGATCCGCGAGCTATGGCTCAGCGCGCTTGCGCGCGGGCTCGATGGAGACGGGAAACCGCCGGAGGAACTGTTCTGA
- a CDS encoding acyl-CoA dehydrogenase family protein: MNADNGFVLSPELSALRDQVGKIIREEIIPIEARIDPDAPEIPADEFWPIARKVQAAGMWCMGAPREYGGGGLGTFDMCVLTEEMAQHRMGLYNPGCGVFGRTPPPVIYAGNDEQKRTYAGGTIKNAWHTFFAITEPSGGSDPAGAIQCKAVRQGDTYVLNGTKIFISHAHEAEWGVVFTRTDAKAGRKGITCFIINKGMAGFTPRPIRTLRTSAVPNEVQFEDCVVPIGNRLGPEGEGLNLCLDLLTRLRFPYSACNVGVGVAALRMAIDHAKQRSTFGELLAKRQAIQWMLADSEVELRAARWLTWEGAWKADRGEDFRTEASIAKLYSSEVLGRVIDRAVQIHGGYGVSKEFPIERWYREARIRRIGEGPSEVHRMVIARSLLR; encoded by the coding sequence ATGAACGCTGACAATGGATTCGTACTGTCGCCGGAACTCAGCGCGCTTCGCGACCAGGTAGGGAAGATAATCCGCGAGGAGATTATCCCGATCGAAGCGCGGATCGATCCCGACGCGCCCGAAATTCCCGCGGATGAATTCTGGCCGATCGCGCGCAAGGTGCAAGCCGCCGGGATGTGGTGCATGGGCGCGCCGCGCGAGTACGGCGGCGGCGGCCTGGGCACCTTCGACATGTGCGTGCTGACCGAGGAAATGGCGCAGCATCGGATGGGACTCTACAACCCCGGATGCGGGGTCTTCGGGCGCACGCCGCCGCCGGTGATCTACGCGGGCAACGACGAACAAAAGCGCACCTACGCCGGCGGCACGATCAAGAATGCCTGGCACACCTTCTTTGCGATCACCGAGCCGTCGGGCGGTTCCGATCCGGCCGGCGCGATCCAGTGCAAAGCGGTGCGCCAGGGCGATACCTACGTCCTCAACGGCACCAAGATTTTCATTTCGCATGCGCACGAGGCCGAGTGGGGCGTCGTCTTCACCCGCACCGACGCCAAGGCCGGCCGCAAGGGAATCACCTGCTTCATAATCAACAAGGGCATGGCGGGATTCACGCCGCGGCCGATTCGCACGCTGCGCACTTCGGCGGTGCCCAACGAGGTTCAGTTCGAAGATTGCGTCGTGCCGATCGGGAATCGCCTCGGGCCCGAGGGCGAGGGCCTGAATCTATGCCTCGATCTGCTGACGCGGCTGCGCTTTCCCTACTCGGCGTGCAACGTCGGGGTGGGTGTGGCGGCGCTCAGGATGGCGATCGATCATGCCAAGCAGCGCAGCACCTTCGGCGAACTGCTCGCCAAGCGGCAGGCTATCCAGTGGATGCTCGCGGATTCGGAGGTCGAGTTGCGCGCGGCGCGGTGGCTGACGTGGGAAGGGGCGTGGAAGGCCGATCGCGGCGAGGATTTCCGCACCGAGGCGTCGATCGCAAAGCTCTATTCGAGCGAAGTGCTCGGCCGCGTGATCGATCGCGCCGTGCAGATTCATGGCGGCTACGGCGTCAGCAAGGAGTTTCCCATCGAGCGATGGTACCGCGAGGCGCGCATCCGCCGGATCGGCGAAGGCCCCAGCGAAGTGCATCGGATGGTGATCGCCCGCTCGCTTTTGCGATGA
- a CDS encoding CoA transferase, translated as MSLPGLPLDAVRVIDLGQVYAVPYCTLQLAAMGADIIKIEPPVTGEVLRQPKIPPGGAGYSFLMLNANKRSVTINLKDRRGQDIVLKLLEHADVLVENYLDGVMESFGLGYEQIAARFPRLIYASGKGYGSDSRYAKLGSMDNTIQASSGFISVTGFPDHPVKTPATLIDMGTGSHLVSGILAALIHRGRTGRGQHVEVAMLDVAIAALTSAVAPALQGMKFKRMGNRHWGACPTNLYPARDGEILIFCLTEAHWRTLAKLMDREDLIADPRCRNHGERLKIADELDAIVSDWTSAQPRDAMVEGLIEAGIPCAPVRTVEEVIADPETAQRRMLIDSDYPTRGSIRVGGTPIKMSDAPEDGRPMRRPPELGEHNAEVLASIGIGADELERLKRAGVV; from the coding sequence ATGAGTCTGCCGGGGTTGCCGCTTGACGCAGTCCGGGTGATCGATCTGGGACAGGTGTACGCGGTGCCGTACTGCACGCTGCAACTTGCGGCGATGGGCGCCGATATCATCAAGATCGAGCCACCCGTGACCGGCGAAGTGCTGCGCCAGCCGAAAATCCCGCCGGGCGGCGCCGGTTACTCGTTCCTGATGCTCAATGCGAACAAGCGCTCGGTCACGATCAATCTGAAGGATCGGCGCGGGCAGGATATCGTGCTCAAACTGCTCGAGCACGCCGACGTGCTCGTCGAAAACTATCTTGACGGCGTGATGGAGTCGTTCGGACTGGGCTACGAGCAGATCGCCGCGCGGTTTCCGCGGCTGATTTACGCGTCGGGCAAGGGTTACGGCTCGGACAGCAGGTACGCGAAGCTGGGCTCGATGGACAATACGATCCAGGCGTCGTCGGGATTCATCAGTGTCACCGGATTTCCCGACCATCCGGTGAAGACCCCCGCCACTCTCATCGACATGGGAACCGGGAGTCATCTGGTGAGCGGAATCCTGGCCGCGCTGATACATCGCGGGCGGACCGGCCGCGGACAGCATGTCGAAGTCGCGATGCTCGACGTGGCGATCGCCGCGCTGACCAGCGCGGTTGCGCCCGCGCTGCAAGGGATGAAGTTCAAGCGGATGGGGAATCGTCATTGGGGCGCATGCCCGACCAATCTCTATCCCGCGCGCGACGGCGAGATACTGATCTTTTGCCTCACCGAAGCGCATTGGCGCACGCTGGCGAAATTGATGGACCGCGAAGATCTGATCGCCGATCCGCGATGCAGGAATCATGGCGAACGGCTGAAGATTGCCGACGAACTCGACGCGATCGTTTCCGATTGGACCAGCGCGCAGCCGCGCGACGCGATGGTCGAGGGACTGATCGAGGCGGGAATCCCGTGCGCGCCGGTGCGCACGGTCGAGGAAGTGATCGCCGATCCTGAAACCGCTCAGCGCCGGATGCTTATCGATAGCGATTATCCGACTCGCGGTTCAATCCGCGTCGGCGGCACTCCTATCAAGATGTCCGATGCGCCCGAAGACGGACGGCCGATGCGCCGGCCGCCCGAGCTTGGCGAGCATAACGCCGAGGTGCTCGCGTCGATCGGAATTGGCGCCGACGAACTCGAACGCCTCAAGCGCGCCGGAGTCGTCTGA